A region from the Corylus avellana chromosome ca7, CavTom2PMs-1.0 genome encodes:
- the LOC132187681 gene encoding glutathione transferase GST 23-like → MAEEVKLFRNWAGPFALRVVWALQLKGVPYDTIYEDLSEKSSLLLHYNPIHKKVPVLVHNGKPLAESLVILEYIEETWKQTPLFPEDPYERSTARFWARFGDDQLMPSVFNVFIKQGKEQEEAIARAQGDLKYLEEELRGKKFFSGEKIGFLDLAFGWVANLVSVFEEIQGLTLIEHEKYPLLLAWIQNFIDAPIIKESWPPRDKLITKYRARIEFYSSKEAAKK, encoded by the exons ATGGCAGAAGAAGTGAAGCTTTTTAGGAACTGGGCAGGTCCATTTGCTTTAAGGGTCGTTTGGGCGCTTCAACTAAAGGGCGTTCCATATGATACCATATATGAAGATCTCTCCGAGAAGAGCTCTTTGCTTCTCCACTATAATCCCATCCATAAGAAGGTTCCGGTGCTTGTGCATAATGGAAAACCATTAGCAGAGTCGCTTGTAATTCTTGAATATATTGAAGAGACCTGGAAGCAGACTCCCTTATTTCCTGAAGATCCTTATGAACGATCCACCGCACGCTTCTGGGCAAGATTTGGAGATGATCAG CTTATGCCTTCCGTATTCAATGTTTTTATCAAGCAAGGGAAAGAGCAAGAGGAAGCAATCGCCAGAGCCCAGGGGGACTTGAAATATTTGGAAGAAGAGCTGAGAGGGAAGAAGTTCTTCAGTGGAGAGAAAATTGGATTTTTAGATCTTGCATTTGGTTGGGTTGCTAATTTGGTTAGTGTATTTGAGGAGATACAGGGCTTGACATTGATAGAACATGAAAAGTATCCATTGTTGTTAGCATGGATTCAGAACTTCATTGATGCTCCAATAATCAAAGAAAGCTGGCCACCTCGAGACAAGCTGATCACCAAATACCGTGCTCGTATTGAATTCTACAGTTCAAAAGAGGCCGCAAAGAAATGA